From Glycine soja cultivar W05 chromosome 4, ASM419377v2, whole genome shotgun sequence, the proteins below share one genomic window:
- the LOC114410161 gene encoding pentatricopeptide repeat-containing protein At1g79540 yields MLAFSKFRKAAAEISCVFRRNLLRRFSVPSEEPVPSNPQMPLRFCIWVALKFETLSDQEYCNIVSRVLSTNNLFSLYWEALELLKKSGILITSDSVRALTRAYWQVGLAEKAIESFGRMSEFGCKPDSHAYNTVLNIALKKDLFVLALAVYNLMLKSNCCPNEYTYNMLIDGFCKNDNVKGALEMLDEMGQWDIVPSVISFSAIFSGLCHVKRADEAHRLFNVMKERGFQPDLICYSVLINGYCKLGRLEEAISFLRLLERDGLALGIKGYSSLIAGFFSARRYNEAHAWYGRMFKKGIVPDVVLYTILIRGLSSEGRVGEAAKMLGEMTQIGLVPDAVCYNEIIKGLCDVGLLDRARSLQLEISEHQGFHNVCTHTIIICDLCKRGMAEKAQEIFNKMEKLGCFPSIVTFNALMDGLCKAGKLEEAHLLLYKMEIGRSPSLFFRLSQGSDQVLDSVALQKKVEQMCEAGQLLDAYKLLIQLAGSGVMPDIVTYNVLINGFCKASNINGALKLFKDMQNKGLSPNPVTYGTLIDGLFRVGREEDAFKIHKHMLKHGCEPSFEVYRALMTWLCRKKRVSQAFSLYLEYLKNLRGREDNSINALEECFVRGEVEQAFRGLLELDFRFRDFALAPYTILLIGFCQAEKVNEALLIFTVLDKFNININPASCVYLIRGLSENGRLDDAVNIFVYTLDKGFKLKSSVCEQLLKILSQDKKECAIDLVPRMKSAGYCLNGLFLQNT; encoded by the coding sequence ATGTTGGCCTTCTCCAAGTTCAGGAAAGCAGCAGCGGAGATCTCCTGCGTTTTCCGGCGAAACCTCCTCCGAAGATTCTCCGTTCCGTCCGAGGAACCTGTCCCTTCGAATCCGCAGATGCCTCTTCGTTTCTGCATCTGGGTGGCGCTCAAGTTCGAGACTTTATCCGACCAAGAATACTGTAACATAGTGAGTAGGGTCCTTAGTACCAACAATTTGTTTTCCCTTTACTGGGAAGCTCTCGAGCTTCTCAAGAAATCTGGGATTTTGATAACTTCTGATTCGGTTAGAGCCTTGACTAGAGCGTATTGGCAAGTGGGTCTCGCCGAAAAGGCTATAGAGTCGTTTGGTAGAATGAGTGAGTTTGGTTGCAAGCCTGATAGTCATGCGTATAACACCGTTTTGAATATTGCTTTGAAGAAAGACTTGTTTGTGTTGGCTCTTGCAGTGTATAATTTGATGCTGAAGTCCAATTGTTGTCCTAATGAGTACACTTATAACATGTTGATTGATGGGTTTTGTAAAAATGATAATGTTAAGGGTGCACTTGAGATGCTTGATGAGATGGGTCAATGGGATATAGTGCCAAGTGTTATATCGTTTTCTGCTATTTTTTCCGGTCTGTGTCACGTGAAGAGGGCAGATGAGGCACACAGGTTGTTTAATGTGATGAAAGAAAGAGGGTTCCAGCCTGATTTGATATGTTATAGTGTTTTAATTAATGGGTATTGCAAGTTGGGGAGGTTAGAAGAAGCCATTTCGTTTCTACGGTTGTTAGAGAGAGATGGGTTAGCCCTTGGAATAAAGGGCTACAGTTCTCTGATTGCTGGCTTTTTTAGCGCAAGGAGATACAATGAAGCACATGCGTGGTACGGAAGGATGTTTAAGAAGGGTATTGTGCCGGATGTTGTTTTGTACACCATTTTGATACGAGGTTTGTCGAGCGAGGGAAGGGTTGGTGAAGCTGCCAAGATGTTAGGTGAGATGACCCAGATAGGCTTAGTTCCTGATGCTGTTTGTTACAATGAAATTATTAAAGGTCTCTGTGATGTTGGTCTTTTGGATCGAGCACGATCTCTCCAACTTGAGATTTCTGAGCATCAAGGGTTTCATAATGTTTGCACACATACCATTATCATCTGTGACCTGTGTAAGAGAGGAATGGCTGAGAAGGCACAGGAAATATTTAATAAGATGGAGAAGCTTGGATGTTTTCCTTCCATAGTGACCTTCAATGCTCTTATGGATGGACTGTGCAAGGCTGGTAAACTTGAGGAGGCACACCTTTTATTGTACAAGATGGAGATTGGGAGAAGTCCTTCGTTATTCTTCCGGCTTTCTCAGGGTTCTGATCAGGTTTTAGATAGTGTTGCTCTCCAGAAAAAGGTGGAGCAAATGTGTGAGGCTGGACAACTTTTGGATGCATACAAGCTTCTCATTCAACTTGCTGGTAGTGGGGTTATGCCTGACATTGTGACGTACAATGTTCTAATCAATGGCTTTTGCAAGGCTTCTAATATCAATGGTGCTTTAAAGCTTTTCAAGGATATGCAAAATAAGGGGCTCTCACCTAACCCTGTTACTTATGGGACACTTATTGATGGGCTTTTCAGGGTTGGCAGAGAAGAGGATGCCTTTAAGATTCATAAGCATATGTTGAAGCATGGGTGTGAACCTAGCTTTGAAGTTTATAGAGCACTTATGACTTGGTTGTGTAGAAAGAAGAGGGTCTCACAGGCCTTCAGTCTTTATTTGGAATATTTGAAGAACCTTCGTGGCAGGGAAGACAATTCAATCAATGCTTTGGAGGAATGTTTTGTCAGAGGAGAAGTGGAACAGGCATTTCGAGGTTTACTAGAATTGGACTTCAGGTTTAGAGATTTTGCTTTAGCTCCATATACAATTCTACTAATTGGATTTTGTCAGGCAGAAAAAGTAAATGAAGCATTACTTATATTTACTGTTCTTGATAAgttcaatatcaatatcaatcCTGCAAGTTGCGTATATTTGATCCGAGGTCTCAGTGAAAATGGGAGGCTGGATGATGCAGTAAACATCTTCGTTTACACTCTTGACAAAGGTTTCAAGTTGAAGTCAAGTGTTTGTGAGCAACTCCTCAAAATTCTTTCACAAGATAAAAAGGAGTGTGCTATTGATCTTGTTCCTAGGATGAAGTCTGCTGGATACTGTTTAAATGGTTTGTTTTTGCAGAACACATAG